In the genome of Xyrauchen texanus isolate HMW12.3.18 chromosome 33, RBS_HiC_50CHRs, whole genome shotgun sequence, one region contains:
- the nfe2l1b gene encoding endoplasmic reticulum membrane sensor NFE2L1b isoform X1 — MLYLKKYFTEGLIQLTILLSLVGVRVDLDTYLYNQLPPLREIILGPSSAYTQTQFHNIRNTLDGYGIHPKSVDLDHFFATRRLLNQVRSLDHLRVPSTELSAWLVHRDPETVVSATSQSGPSIALDNGGSLEDVNNEASAMRGAGGASETTYSLSGEDSLGAVAPEDNQEQGERQSNDDLSKEDIDLIDILWRQDIDLGAGREVFNYSSRQKDSEADKPNEENEEAGEREENWRNGLNLQAVQSLTHVDGETGESIPEELTSLGAQTSLSLQECLRLLEATFPFGEEPEMRDPTEETPSTSHGLPIQPSLSQSDTPLDMEQQWQDIMSIMELQDMEVNNTAVNVTMNNDPNNNNANTTESSTMGSFSLPQSNLINQDVSLHQASLPSCSQDFPTLFNPELDSTGGQQPTLVRLSSSNSSNINSTFGATNLTGIFLPPPLNSTTNITNTPVLPDPFSSLLEESMLDEISLLDLAMEEGFSQAQASQLEDELDSDSGLSLDSSHSPASPSNSETSCSSAASSSSTSATFSEEGAVGYSTDSEAATAEVEEGAVGGYQPEYSKLCRMSHQDPSQFHGIPRLESVNHNHTYNLPLASSYSECSLLCESNNKKGRDKQLQQTKLHPPLDCEDRQSSRDERRARAMDIPFSNEKIINLPVDEFNELLAKHHLNEDQLALIRDIRRRGKNKMAAQNCRKRKLDTILNLEQGMQDLRCDKARLQKEKMECLKCISQMNQKFQKLYQEVFAQLRDEEGRPYSASEYFLQCSPDGSVLLMPRSMTTEQGNKPDKKQKDKKK; from the exons ATGCTTTACTTGAAAAAGTACTTCACAGAGGGTCTTATTCAGCTCACTATCCTCCTGAGTCTAGTTGGGGTAAGGGTAGACTTGGACACTTACTTATATAATCAGCTCCCCCCACTACGTGAGATCATCCTGGGCCCCAGCTCGGCCTACACCCAGACACAGTTCCACAATATCCGTAACACCCTGGACGGCTATGGCATCCATCCTAAAAGTGTGGACCTGGACCATTTTTTTGCCACTCGTCGGTTGCTGAACCAGGTGCGCTCGCTTGATCATCTGCGCGTGCCCAGCACCGAGCTGAGTGCCTGGCTGGTGCATCGTGACCCTGAGACTGTGGTTTCAGCAACCAGCCAGTCTGGCCCCAGCATTGCCCTGGACAATGGGGGCAGCCTGGAGGACGTGAACAACGAAGCCTCAGCCATGAGAGGGGCTGGAGGTGCTTCTGAGACAACTTACAGCCTCAGTGGAGAGGACAGTCTGGGAGCTGTGGCCCCTGAGGACAATCAGGAGCAAGGGGAACGACAGAGCAATGACGACCTCTCCAAAGAG gACATTGACCTCATAGACATCCTTTGGAGGCAGGATATTGACCTTGGTGCTGGACGAGAAGTATTTAACTATAGCAGTCGACAGAAGGATAGTGAGGCTGATAAACCTAATGAAGAGAATGAGGAGGCAGGTGAAAGAGAGGAAAACTGGAGAAATGGACTTAATCTGCAAGCCGTGCAGAGCCTAACGCATGTTGATGGAGAGACAGGAGAGAGCATACCTGAGGAG CTTACCAGTCTTGGTGCTCAAACTTCATTATCCCTGCAGGAATGTCTGAGGCTTCTGGAGGCCACCTTTCCATTTGGAGAGGAACCAGAG ATGAGAGATCCAACTGAGGAAACTCCCTCTACTTCACATGGGCTACCTATTCAGCCCTCTCTATCCCAGTCTGATACACCACTAGACATGGAGCAGCAGTGGCAGGACATCATGTCCATAATGGAGCTGCAG GACATGGAGGTAAACAATACTGCAGTAAACGTCACCATGAATAATGAccccaataataataatgccaACACTACAGAATCCTCCACAATGGGGAGTTTTAGTCTCCCACAATCCAATCTAATTAATCAGGATGTTAGCCTCCACCAGGCTTCACTTCCCAGCTGCAGCCAGGACTTCCCAACACTCTTCAACCCTGAGTTGGATTCCACTGGGGGGCAGCAGCCTACCTTAGTCAGGCTTTCTTCCAGCAATTCCTCCAACATCAATTCAACATTTGGAGCTACTAACCTTACTGGAATCTTTCTCCCACCACCTCTAAACAGTACAACCAACATAACCAACACTCCTGTACTGCCAGACCCTTTCTCCAGCCTGCTGGAAGAGTCTATGCTTGACGAAATTAGCCTGCTAGACCTTGCAATGGAAGAGGGCTTTAGCCAAGCCCAGGCTTCTCAGCTTGAGGATGAGCTTGATTCAGACTCCGGTCTTTCATTGGACTCCAGCCATAGCCCGGCCTCTCCCAGCAACTCTGAGACATCCTGCTCATCTGCGGCATCGTCCTCATCTACTTCTGCCACATTCTCAGAAGAAGGTGCTGTAGGCTACAGCACTGACTCTGAGGCAGCCACAGCAGAAGTGGAGGAAGGAGCAGTCGGAGGTTACCAGCCAGAGTATAGCAAGCTGTGCCGCATGAGCCACCAAGATCCTTCTCAGTTCCATGGCATTCCACGTTTGGAAAGTGTCAATCACAACCACACCTACAATCTACCACTGGCATCATCCTACTCCGAGTGCTCTCTGTTGTGTGAGTCCAATAACAAGAAAGGCAGAGACAAACAACTGCAGCAAACAAAGCTCCATCCACCATTAGACTGTGAGGACAGGCAGTCAAGCCGTGATGAACGTAGGGCAAGAGCCATGGACATCCCATTCTCGAATGAAAAGATCATTAACCTGCCTGTTGACGAGTTCAATGAGCTTCTGGCAAAGCATCATCTTAATGAGGACCAGCTCGCCCTCATTCGTGACATCCGCCGGCGCGGAAAAAACAAGATGGCAGCACAGAACTGCCGCAAGCGCAAGCTAGATACCATCCTTAACCTTGAGCAGGGCATGCAGGATCTACGATGCGATAAGGCTCGGCTGCAGAAGGAGAAGATGGAGTGCCTTAAGTGCATCAGCCAGATGAATCAGAAGTTTCAGAAACTTTACCAGGAAGTGTTTGCACAACTGCGGGATGAGGAAGGCAGACCCTACTCTGCTAGCGAGTACTTTCTGCAGTGCAGCCCTGACGGTAGCGTTCTCCTCATGCCTCGTAGTATGACCACAGAACAAGGCAACAAGCCTGACAAGAAGCAGAAGGACAAAAAGAAGTGA
- the nfe2l1b gene encoding endoplasmic reticulum membrane sensor NFE2L1b isoform X3 — translation MAVLTCADDNFTGHFEGSTIHMDIDLIDILWRQDIDLGAGREVFNYSSRQKDSEADKPNEENEEAGEREENWRNGLNLQAVQSLTHVDGETGESIPEELTSLGAQTSLSLQECLRLLEATFPFGEEPEMRDPTEETPSTSHGLPIQPSLSQSDTPLDMEQQWQDIMSIMELQDMEVNNTAVNVTMNNDPNNNNANTTESSTMGSFSLPQSNLINQDVSLHQASLPSCSQDFPTLFNPELDSTGGQQPTLVRLSSSNSSNINSTFGATNLTGIFLPPPLNSTTNITNTPVLPDPFSSLLEESMLDEISLLDLAMEEGFSQAQASQLEDELDSDSGLSLDSSHSPASPSNSETSCSSAASSSSTSATFSEEGAVGYSTDSEAATAEVEEGAVGGYQPEYSKLCRMSHQDPSQFHGIPRLESVNHNHTYNLPLASSYSECSLLCESNNKKGRDKQLQQTKLHPPLDCEDRQSSRDERRARAMDIPFSNEKIINLPVDEFNELLAKHHLNEDQLALIRDIRRRGKNKMAAQNCRKRKLDTILNLEQGMQDLRCDKARLQKEKMECLKCISQMNQKFQKLYQEVFAQLRDEEGRPYSASEYFLQCSPDGSVLLMPRSMTTEQGNKPDKKQKDKKK, via the exons ATGGCTGTTCTCACCTGCGCTGATGATAACTTCAcagggcacttcgaagggagcACAATCCATATG gACATTGACCTCATAGACATCCTTTGGAGGCAGGATATTGACCTTGGTGCTGGACGAGAAGTATTTAACTATAGCAGTCGACAGAAGGATAGTGAGGCTGATAAACCTAATGAAGAGAATGAGGAGGCAGGTGAAAGAGAGGAAAACTGGAGAAATGGACTTAATCTGCAAGCCGTGCAGAGCCTAACGCATGTTGATGGAGAGACAGGAGAGAGCATACCTGAGGAG CTTACCAGTCTTGGTGCTCAAACTTCATTATCCCTGCAGGAATGTCTGAGGCTTCTGGAGGCCACCTTTCCATTTGGAGAGGAACCAGAG ATGAGAGATCCAACTGAGGAAACTCCCTCTACTTCACATGGGCTACCTATTCAGCCCTCTCTATCCCAGTCTGATACACCACTAGACATGGAGCAGCAGTGGCAGGACATCATGTCCATAATGGAGCTGCAG GACATGGAGGTAAACAATACTGCAGTAAACGTCACCATGAATAATGAccccaataataataatgccaACACTACAGAATCCTCCACAATGGGGAGTTTTAGTCTCCCACAATCCAATCTAATTAATCAGGATGTTAGCCTCCACCAGGCTTCACTTCCCAGCTGCAGCCAGGACTTCCCAACACTCTTCAACCCTGAGTTGGATTCCACTGGGGGGCAGCAGCCTACCTTAGTCAGGCTTTCTTCCAGCAATTCCTCCAACATCAATTCAACATTTGGAGCTACTAACCTTACTGGAATCTTTCTCCCACCACCTCTAAACAGTACAACCAACATAACCAACACTCCTGTACTGCCAGACCCTTTCTCCAGCCTGCTGGAAGAGTCTATGCTTGACGAAATTAGCCTGCTAGACCTTGCAATGGAAGAGGGCTTTAGCCAAGCCCAGGCTTCTCAGCTTGAGGATGAGCTTGATTCAGACTCCGGTCTTTCATTGGACTCCAGCCATAGCCCGGCCTCTCCCAGCAACTCTGAGACATCCTGCTCATCTGCGGCATCGTCCTCATCTACTTCTGCCACATTCTCAGAAGAAGGTGCTGTAGGCTACAGCACTGACTCTGAGGCAGCCACAGCAGAAGTGGAGGAAGGAGCAGTCGGAGGTTACCAGCCAGAGTATAGCAAGCTGTGCCGCATGAGCCACCAAGATCCTTCTCAGTTCCATGGCATTCCACGTTTGGAAAGTGTCAATCACAACCACACCTACAATCTACCACTGGCATCATCCTACTCCGAGTGCTCTCTGTTGTGTGAGTCCAATAACAAGAAAGGCAGAGACAAACAACTGCAGCAAACAAAGCTCCATCCACCATTAGACTGTGAGGACAGGCAGTCAAGCCGTGATGAACGTAGGGCAAGAGCCATGGACATCCCATTCTCGAATGAAAAGATCATTAACCTGCCTGTTGACGAGTTCAATGAGCTTCTGGCAAAGCATCATCTTAATGAGGACCAGCTCGCCCTCATTCGTGACATCCGCCGGCGCGGAAAAAACAAGATGGCAGCACAGAACTGCCGCAAGCGCAAGCTAGATACCATCCTTAACCTTGAGCAGGGCATGCAGGATCTACGATGCGATAAGGCTCGGCTGCAGAAGGAGAAGATGGAGTGCCTTAAGTGCATCAGCCAGATGAATCAGAAGTTTCAGAAACTTTACCAGGAAGTGTTTGCACAACTGCGGGATGAGGAAGGCAGACCCTACTCTGCTAGCGAGTACTTTCTGCAGTGCAGCCCTGACGGTAGCGTTCTCCTCATGCCTCGTAGTATGACCACAGAACAAGGCAACAAGCCTGACAAGAAGCAGAAGGACAAAAAGAAGTGA
- the nfe2l1b gene encoding endoplasmic reticulum membrane sensor NFE2L1b isoform X2, which produces MLYLKKYFTEGLIQLTILLSLVGVRVDLDTYLYNQLPPLREIILGPSSAYTQTQFHNIRNTLDGYGIHPKSVDLDHFFATRRLLNQVRSLDHLRVPSTELSAWLVHRDPETVVSATSQSGPSIALDNGGSLEDVNNEASAMRGAGGASETTYSLSGEDSLGAVAPEDNQEQGERQSNDDLSKEDIDLIDILWRQDIDLGAGREVFNYSSRQKDSEADKPNEENEEAGEREENWRNGLNLQAVQSLTHVDGETGESIPEEECLRLLEATFPFGEEPEMRDPTEETPSTSHGLPIQPSLSQSDTPLDMEQQWQDIMSIMELQDMEVNNTAVNVTMNNDPNNNNANTTESSTMGSFSLPQSNLINQDVSLHQASLPSCSQDFPTLFNPELDSTGGQQPTLVRLSSSNSSNINSTFGATNLTGIFLPPPLNSTTNITNTPVLPDPFSSLLEESMLDEISLLDLAMEEGFSQAQASQLEDELDSDSGLSLDSSHSPASPSNSETSCSSAASSSSTSATFSEEGAVGYSTDSEAATAEVEEGAVGGYQPEYSKLCRMSHQDPSQFHGIPRLESVNHNHTYNLPLASSYSECSLLCESNNKKGRDKQLQQTKLHPPLDCEDRQSSRDERRARAMDIPFSNEKIINLPVDEFNELLAKHHLNEDQLALIRDIRRRGKNKMAAQNCRKRKLDTILNLEQGMQDLRCDKARLQKEKMECLKCISQMNQKFQKLYQEVFAQLRDEEGRPYSASEYFLQCSPDGSVLLMPRSMTTEQGNKPDKKQKDKKK; this is translated from the exons ATGCTTTACTTGAAAAAGTACTTCACAGAGGGTCTTATTCAGCTCACTATCCTCCTGAGTCTAGTTGGGGTAAGGGTAGACTTGGACACTTACTTATATAATCAGCTCCCCCCACTACGTGAGATCATCCTGGGCCCCAGCTCGGCCTACACCCAGACACAGTTCCACAATATCCGTAACACCCTGGACGGCTATGGCATCCATCCTAAAAGTGTGGACCTGGACCATTTTTTTGCCACTCGTCGGTTGCTGAACCAGGTGCGCTCGCTTGATCATCTGCGCGTGCCCAGCACCGAGCTGAGTGCCTGGCTGGTGCATCGTGACCCTGAGACTGTGGTTTCAGCAACCAGCCAGTCTGGCCCCAGCATTGCCCTGGACAATGGGGGCAGCCTGGAGGACGTGAACAACGAAGCCTCAGCCATGAGAGGGGCTGGAGGTGCTTCTGAGACAACTTACAGCCTCAGTGGAGAGGACAGTCTGGGAGCTGTGGCCCCTGAGGACAATCAGGAGCAAGGGGAACGACAGAGCAATGACGACCTCTCCAAAGAG gACATTGACCTCATAGACATCCTTTGGAGGCAGGATATTGACCTTGGTGCTGGACGAGAAGTATTTAACTATAGCAGTCGACAGAAGGATAGTGAGGCTGATAAACCTAATGAAGAGAATGAGGAGGCAGGTGAAAGAGAGGAAAACTGGAGAAATGGACTTAATCTGCAAGCCGTGCAGAGCCTAACGCATGTTGATGGAGAGACAGGAGAGAGCATACCTGAGGAG GAATGTCTGAGGCTTCTGGAGGCCACCTTTCCATTTGGAGAGGAACCAGAG ATGAGAGATCCAACTGAGGAAACTCCCTCTACTTCACATGGGCTACCTATTCAGCCCTCTCTATCCCAGTCTGATACACCACTAGACATGGAGCAGCAGTGGCAGGACATCATGTCCATAATGGAGCTGCAG GACATGGAGGTAAACAATACTGCAGTAAACGTCACCATGAATAATGAccccaataataataatgccaACACTACAGAATCCTCCACAATGGGGAGTTTTAGTCTCCCACAATCCAATCTAATTAATCAGGATGTTAGCCTCCACCAGGCTTCACTTCCCAGCTGCAGCCAGGACTTCCCAACACTCTTCAACCCTGAGTTGGATTCCACTGGGGGGCAGCAGCCTACCTTAGTCAGGCTTTCTTCCAGCAATTCCTCCAACATCAATTCAACATTTGGAGCTACTAACCTTACTGGAATCTTTCTCCCACCACCTCTAAACAGTACAACCAACATAACCAACACTCCTGTACTGCCAGACCCTTTCTCCAGCCTGCTGGAAGAGTCTATGCTTGACGAAATTAGCCTGCTAGACCTTGCAATGGAAGAGGGCTTTAGCCAAGCCCAGGCTTCTCAGCTTGAGGATGAGCTTGATTCAGACTCCGGTCTTTCATTGGACTCCAGCCATAGCCCGGCCTCTCCCAGCAACTCTGAGACATCCTGCTCATCTGCGGCATCGTCCTCATCTACTTCTGCCACATTCTCAGAAGAAGGTGCTGTAGGCTACAGCACTGACTCTGAGGCAGCCACAGCAGAAGTGGAGGAAGGAGCAGTCGGAGGTTACCAGCCAGAGTATAGCAAGCTGTGCCGCATGAGCCACCAAGATCCTTCTCAGTTCCATGGCATTCCACGTTTGGAAAGTGTCAATCACAACCACACCTACAATCTACCACTGGCATCATCCTACTCCGAGTGCTCTCTGTTGTGTGAGTCCAATAACAAGAAAGGCAGAGACAAACAACTGCAGCAAACAAAGCTCCATCCACCATTAGACTGTGAGGACAGGCAGTCAAGCCGTGATGAACGTAGGGCAAGAGCCATGGACATCCCATTCTCGAATGAAAAGATCATTAACCTGCCTGTTGACGAGTTCAATGAGCTTCTGGCAAAGCATCATCTTAATGAGGACCAGCTCGCCCTCATTCGTGACATCCGCCGGCGCGGAAAAAACAAGATGGCAGCACAGAACTGCCGCAAGCGCAAGCTAGATACCATCCTTAACCTTGAGCAGGGCATGCAGGATCTACGATGCGATAAGGCTCGGCTGCAGAAGGAGAAGATGGAGTGCCTTAAGTGCATCAGCCAGATGAATCAGAAGTTTCAGAAACTTTACCAGGAAGTGTTTGCACAACTGCGGGATGAGGAAGGCAGACCCTACTCTGCTAGCGAGTACTTTCTGCAGTGCAGCCCTGACGGTAGCGTTCTCCTCATGCCTCGTAGTATGACCACAGAACAAGGCAACAAGCCTGACAAGAAGCAGAAGGACAAAAAGAAGTGA